Proteins from a single region of Primulina tabacum isolate GXHZ01 chromosome 5, ASM2559414v2, whole genome shotgun sequence:
- the LOC142547271 gene encoding 1-aminocyclopropane-1-carboxylate oxidase homolog 1-like, protein MVDPGKNGEDQETKSTTYDRHAELKAFDETKVGVKGLVDSGVTKVPRIFIHPPHNLDKINTSDTDSKFPVIDLDGFDKDPVKRERVVEEIRVASETWGFFQVVNHGIPIGILEEMLDGVLRFNEQAPEIRKKYYSRDYSKTMAYNCNFDLYSSPAANWRDSFYCAMAPRTPQPEELPAVCREILIEFSNHIMKLGCSLFILLSEALGLSSKHLIDMGSADALAHICHYYPACPEPELTIGTTQHSDNDFMTVLLQDNVGGLQVRHQNQWVDVPPTPGALVVNHGDLLQLISNDKFKSVEHRVLASQTGPRISVASFFGRDSGTNARVLAPVKELLSEHDPPKYRATTASEYTEFYRRKGLDGTSALVHFRL, encoded by the exons ATGGTGGATCCAGGTAAAAATGGAGAAGATCAAGAAACTAAATCAACAACCTACGATCGTCATGCCGAACTCAAAGCCTTCGACGAAACGAAGGTCGGAGTTAAAGGACTTGTTGACTCTGGCGTCACGAAAGTACCCAGAATCTTCATCCACCCACCACATAATCTAGACAAAATAAACACAAGTGACACAGATTCAAAGTTCCCAGTAATAGATCTTGATGGGTTCGACAAGGATCCTGTAAAACGCGAGAGAGTCGTGGAAGAGATTCGTGTTGCATCGGAGACATGGGGCTTTTTCCAAGTGGTTAACCATGGAATACCGATTGGAATTCTGGAAGAGATGCTGGACGGAGTTCTGAGATTTAACGAGCAGGCGCCAGAGATCAGGAAGAAATATTATTCGCGAGATTACAGTAAGACTATGGCGTACAATTGCAATTTTGATCTGTATAGCTCGCCGGCAGCTAACTGGAGGGACTCGTTTTACTGTGCTATGGCTCCCAGGACGCCGCAGCCGGAGGAACTGCCGGCGGTGTGCAG GGAAATTTTGATCGAATTCTCAAACCATATAATGAAATTAGGGTGCTCTTTGTTCATATTACTGTCAGAAGCTTTGGGACTTAGTTCGAAACATCTGATAGACATGGGTAGTGCAGATGCTCTTGCGCATATCTGTCATTACTATCCGGCTTGCCCTGAGCCCGAGTTAACGATTGGCACGACTCAACATTCGGACAATGATTTCATGACTGTTCTTCTACAAGATAATGTAGGAGGGCTTCAAGTGCGTCATCAGAACCAATGGGTTGATGTTCCTCCGACGCCAGGCGCATTAGTCGTTAATCATGGAGATCTTTTACAG CTTATATCgaatgataaattcaaaagtGTAGAGCACAGAGTGCTGGCAAGCCAGACAGGTCCAAGAATCTCGGTTGCCAGCTTCTTCGGCAGAGACTCGGGGACAAATGCCAGGGTTTTAGCACCAGTTAAGGAGCTATTATCCGAACACGATCCTCCCAAGTATCGCGCAACCACCGCATCTGAGTATACTGAATTCTATCGCAGAAAGGGACTCGATGGCACTTCTGCTTTGGTCCATTTCAGACTTTAG